A DNA window from Haliovirga abyssi contains the following coding sequences:
- the rph gene encoding ribonuclease PH produces the protein MEGIMIERDDKRALNELRNIKITTNYIKYPEGSVLIECGDTKVICNATVNDKVPPFLRGKGKGWITAEYSMLPRATGTRNMRESAKGKLSGRTMEIQRLIGRALRTGIDLDKLGEKTIIVDCDVIQADGGTRTASITGGYIALALAIDNLMKKNRLKENPLLGNVAAISVGIVKGEPMLDLKYSEDSVAEVDMNVIMNSKNEFVEVQGTGEEATFDRTELNKMLDLAEKGIKELIDIQNQAIGEGINEI, from the coding sequence ATGGAAGGAATTATGATAGAAAGAGATGACAAAAGAGCATTAAATGAATTGAGGAATATAAAAATAACAACAAATTATATAAAATATCCAGAAGGTTCTGTTTTGATTGAATGTGGAGATACAAAGGTTATATGTAATGCAACAGTAAATGATAAGGTGCCACCATTTTTAAGAGGAAAAGGGAAAGGATGGATTACAGCAGAATATTCTATGCTTCCTAGAGCGACTGGAACAAGAAATATGAGAGAATCTGCAAAAGGTAAACTTAGTGGAAGAACTATGGAAATACAAAGATTAATAGGAAGAGCTTTGAGAACAGGAATTGATTTGGATAAATTGGGCGAAAAAACGATTATAGTTGATTGTGATGTTATTCAAGCCGATGGGGGAACAAGAACCGCTTCTATAACTGGAGGGTATATTGCACTTGCACTTGCAATAGATAATCTTATGAAAAAAAATAGATTAAAAGAAAATCCTTTACTTGGAAATGTAGCAGCAATAAGTGTTGGAATAGTTAAAGGAGAACCTATGTTAGACCTTAAATATTCAGAAGATTCAGTTGCTGAGGTAGATATGAATGTGATTATGAATTCAAAAAATGAATTTGTAGAAGTGCAAGGAACTGGAGAAGAAGCAACTTTTGATAGAACTGAATTGAATAAAATGTTGGATTTGGCAGAAAAAGGGATTAAAGAATTAATAGATATACAAAATCAAGCTATTGGTGAGGGGATAAATGAAATATAA
- a CDS encoding LpxI family protein, whose protein sequence is MEKIGILVGNGNLPYFFYKAAIKSGYDVYPIGLFDSVSSKLKKAPNYIQINIGELGKLLSYLLLNKVDKLIMLGKVEKSIIYQDLKLDEMFQNLISKLPDRKDETLVFGIMAILKENGIDILPQNFLLNHFVAEEKQYTTLGIENEDDKKSIEIGIEAAKTLGKLDVGQTVVVNKKAVVALEAIEGTDETIKRAGVFSGNNCIIVKTSRPQQDMRVDVPAIGLNTLEEAIKIKAKGIVIEAGKVLILDKEKLIKKANENNMFIVGVVI, encoded by the coding sequence ATGGAAAAAATAGGAATTTTAGTAGGAAATGGAAATCTACCATATTTTTTTTATAAAGCTGCAATTAAATCTGGATATGATGTGTATCCAATTGGATTATTTGATAGTGTAAGTTCTAAATTAAAAAAAGCCCCTAATTATATTCAAATTAATATAGGAGAATTAGGGAAATTATTAAGTTATCTGTTATTAAATAAAGTAGATAAATTGATAATGCTTGGTAAAGTTGAAAAAAGTATAATTTATCAAGATTTAAAATTAGATGAAATGTTTCAAAATTTAATTTCAAAATTACCTGACAGAAAAGATGAAACACTTGTATTTGGAATTATGGCTATATTAAAAGAAAATGGTATTGATATTTTGCCACAAAATTTTTTATTAAATCATTTTGTAGCAGAAGAAAAACAATATACAACTTTAGGTATAGAAAATGAAGATGATAAAAAAAGCATTGAAATAGGAATAGAAGCTGCTAAAACATTGGGGAAACTTGATGTAGGGCAAACAGTTGTTGTGAATAAAAAAGCTGTAGTAGCTCTTGAAGCAATAGAAGGAACTGATGAGACAATAAAAAGAGCTGGAGTCTTCTCTGGAAATAATTGTATAATAGTAAAAACTTCTAGACCACAACAAGATATGAGGGTAGATGTTCCTGCAATTGGTCTTAATACTCTTGAAGAAGCTATAAAAATAAAAGCAAAAGGTATTGTGATAGAAGCTGGGAAAGTGTTAATTTTAGATAAAGAGAAATTAATAAAAAAGGCTAATGAAAATAATATGTTTATAGTAGGAGTTGTTATTTAA
- the thrC gene encoding threonine synthase — MKYISTRGNYKKVNSAEAIKLGMVPEGGLFVPESIPKLNLEDLKNISKENYQEIAKKILSLFLTDFDSKEISEIVNNSYGENFDTKDVTPLVKIKDNLYILELWHGPTAAFKDMALQMLPHLMLKSKEKVGTDKTTLILVATSGDTGKAALEGFKDIDGIEIIVFFPEEGVSKVQELQMRTTTGINTKVIGINGNFDDCQTGVKNIFSDKILATELAKKGYELSSANSINWGRLLPQIIYYFKAYFELVNNDKIKIGEKVNFSVPTGNFGNILAGYYAKEIGLPVNKFICASNKNKVLSDFINTGEYNKNRDFYKTMSPSMDILISSNLERFLFEITGHNSEKIDNWYKELNKTGKFNVDDETKNKINKIMVAGFASEDETEETISKIYSETNYLLDTHTAVGVKVVNNYNLDGKTIVDSTANPYKFTGNVLKALTGESEKDEFVAIDKLNEKTKVEIHRAVKGLDKKEILHNETIRKDEMKDVVVKSVK, encoded by the coding sequence ATGAAATATATTAGTACAAGAGGTAATTATAAAAAAGTGAACTCTGCAGAAGCTATAAAACTTGGGATGGTACCAGAAGGTGGACTTTTTGTGCCAGAAAGTATACCAAAATTAAATTTGGAAGATTTAAAAAATATTTCAAAAGAAAATTATCAAGAGATAGCAAAAAAAATATTATCTTTATTTTTGACAGATTTTGATTCTAAAGAAATTAGCGAAATTGTAAATAATTCATATGGTGAAAATTTTGATACAAAAGATGTCACTCCATTAGTAAAGATTAAAGATAATTTGTATATATTAGAGCTTTGGCATGGTCCAACAGCTGCATTTAAAGATATGGCACTTCAAATGTTGCCACATTTAATGCTAAAATCAAAAGAAAAAGTTGGAACAGACAAAACTACACTTATATTGGTGGCTACATCAGGGGATACAGGAAAAGCTGCTTTAGAAGGATTTAAAGATATAGATGGAATAGAGATAATAGTATTTTTCCCAGAAGAAGGTGTAAGCAAAGTTCAAGAATTACAAATGAGGACTACAACTGGAATAAATACAAAAGTTATTGGTATCAATGGTAATTTTGATGACTGTCAAACAGGAGTTAAAAATATTTTTTCGGATAAAATTTTAGCAACTGAGTTAGCTAAAAAAGGATATGAATTATCATCAGCTAATTCTATAAATTGGGGAAGACTTTTGCCACAAATAATATATTATTTTAAAGCATATTTTGAATTAGTAAATAACGATAAAATAAAAATTGGAGAAAAAGTAAATTTTTCTGTACCAACTGGAAATTTTGGAAATATATTAGCAGGATATTATGCTAAAGAGATTGGGCTACCTGTTAATAAATTTATATGTGCTTCAAATAAAAATAAAGTGTTATCAGATTTTATTAATACAGGAGAATATAATAAAAATAGAGATTTTTATAAAACTATGTCTCCTTCAATGGATATTCTAATATCATCTAATTTAGAAAGATTTTTATTTGAAATAACAGGACATAATTCAGAAAAAATTGATAATTGGTATAAAGAATTAAATAAAACTGGAAAATTTAATGTAGATGATGAAACTAAAAACAAAATAAATAAAATTATGGTTGCTGGATTCGCAAGTGAAGATGAAACAGAAGAAACTATATCTAAAATTTATTCTGAAACAAATTATTTGTTAGATACACATACAGCAGTTGGAGTTAAAGTGGTAAATAATTATAATTTAGATGGAAAAACAATAGTTGATTCTACAGCTAATCCGTATAAATTTACAGGAAATGTATTAAAAGCATTAACTGGAGAAAGTGAAAAAGATGAATTTGTAGCAATAGATAAACTAAATGAAAAAACAAAAGTAGAAATACATAGAGCGGTAAAAGGGTTAGATAAGAAAGAGATATTACATAATGAAACTATTAGAAAAGATGAGATGAAGGATGTAGTAGTGAAAAGTGTAAAATAA
- a CDS encoding fumarate hydratase, with translation MRIIETSKIVEEVEKLCINSNYYLGEDIIFKYKEGITKEESETGKEIFEQLYENAKIAKDFKKPICQDTGMAVVFVELGEEVHINGNLETAINEGVAKGYKKGYLRKSIVKDPLFRENTNDNTPAVIHISIVKGDKLKIVVAPKGFGSENMSQIKMFPPAAGVEGIKEFVLKVVEEAGPNPCPPIIVGVGIGGNFEHSALLAKKALLRNIGDRNKNSYYSELEIELLEKINRLGIGPQGFGGKITALDLFIETYPTHIAGMPVAVNIGCHVNRHKEVLI, from the coding sequence ATGAGAATAATTGAAACATCAAAAATAGTAGAAGAAGTTGAAAAATTATGTATAAATTCTAACTATTATTTAGGAGAGGATATAATTTTTAAATATAAAGAAGGAATAACAAAAGAAGAATCAGAAACTGGAAAAGAAATTTTCGAACAACTTTATGAAAATGCAAAGATAGCTAAAGATTTTAAAAAACCAATTTGTCAAGATACAGGAATGGCTGTAGTATTTGTTGAATTAGGCGAAGAAGTACATATTAATGGAAATTTAGAAACAGCTATAAATGAAGGTGTCGCAAAAGGATATAAAAAAGGATATTTGAGGAAATCGATTGTAAAAGACCCTCTTTTTAGAGAAAATACAAATGATAATACACCTGCAGTTATTCATATATCAATTGTAAAAGGTGATAAATTAAAAATAGTTGTAGCTCCTAAAGGTTTTGGAAGCGAAAATATGAGTCAAATAAAAATGTTTCCACCAGCAGCTGGAGTAGAAGGAATAAAAGAATTTGTATTAAAAGTAGTAGAAGAAGCTGGACCTAATCCATGCCCGCCAATTATAGTAGGAGTTGGAATTGGTGGAAATTTTGAACATAGTGCTTTGTTGGCTAAAAAAGCACTGTTAAGAAATATTGGGGACAGAAATAAGAATAGTTATTATTCAGAATTAGAAATTGAGTTATTAGAAAAAATTAACAGATTAGGAATTGGACCTCAAGGTTTTGGAGGGAAAATAACAGCATTAGACCTATTTATAGAAACATATCCTACGCATATCGCAGGAATGCCTGTGGCAGTTAATATTGGATGTCATGTAAATAGACATAAGGAAGTGTTAATATGA
- the lpxB gene encoding lipid-A-disaccharide synthase: MNFFVSAGEISGDIHLSYLVEEIKKINLNTKFYGMCGKYSEKVGVNIVENIDNISIMGFVDVIFKYKELKKRLNRFINFIDENNIKNIILVDYGGFNLALLKKLKEREKSTKKKYKVFYYIPPKLWVWGEKRIKKLNLADFILSILPWEEEFYKKHNREIVYYGNPLVDKFKFNYNKNADKILLLPGSRKQEIVSLLPEMLKIVKINSEKKFILKLANKESLDWIEIPKYDNLEIVIDVTLMDVSRDIKFAIAASGTVTLELALIGIPTIVGYKISILNEIIAKLLIDYKYVSLPNITLDKEIFPELLQNKFNVKNIEKSIEYIENNIENILDDLKSVREKLGKRDIVKKYAKFIIGKID, encoded by the coding sequence ATGAATTTTTTTGTATCAGCAGGAGAAATTTCTGGAGATATTCATTTATCATATTTGGTAGAAGAGATAAAAAAAATTAATTTAAATACTAAATTTTATGGAATGTGTGGAAAATATTCTGAAAAAGTTGGAGTAAATATTGTCGAGAATATCGACAATATTTCTATTATGGGGTTTGTAGATGTAATTTTTAAATATAAAGAGTTAAAAAAAAGATTAAATAGATTTATAAATTTTATTGATGAAAATAATATTAAAAATATTATTTTAGTTGATTATGGTGGATTTAATTTAGCTCTCCTAAAGAAACTAAAAGAAAGAGAAAAATCAACAAAAAAAAAGTATAAAGTTTTTTATTATATTCCTCCTAAACTATGGGTTTGGGGAGAAAAAAGAATAAAAAAACTTAATTTAGCTGATTTTATATTATCTATTTTACCTTGGGAAGAGGAGTTTTATAAAAAACATAATAGAGAAATAGTATATTATGGGAATCCATTAGTAGATAAATTTAAATTTAATTATAATAAAAATGCTGATAAAATATTATTGTTACCAGGAAGTAGAAAGCAAGAAATTGTTTCTTTACTTCCTGAAATGCTAAAAATAGTAAAAATAAATAGTGAAAAAAAATTCATATTAAAATTGGCCAATAAAGAAAGTTTAGATTGGATAGAAATACCAAAATATGATAATTTAGAAATAGTTATAGATGTAACTTTAATGGATGTTAGCAGAGATATAAAATTTGCAATTGCTGCATCTGGAACAGTTACTTTAGAACTAGCTTTGATAGGGATTCCAACTATAGTTGGTTATAAAATATCTATTTTAAATGAAATTATAGCAAAACTATTAATAGATTATAAATATGTTTCATTGCCAAATATAACTTTAGATAAAGAAATTTTTCCAGAACTATTACAAAATAAATTTAATGTTAAAAATATAGAAAAAAGTATAGAATATATAGAAAATAATATAGAAAATATATTGGATGATTTAAAAAGTGTAAGAGAAAAATTAGGTAAAAGAGATATAGTAAAAAAATATGCTAAATTTATAATTGGAAAAATTGATTAG
- a CDS encoding Fe-S-containing hydro-lyase — MNEKSVKKTVKLTTPLKNEDLVNLKIGDKILLTGIIYTGRDAAHQKFIDTLNRGEKLPFEIEGSVIYYVGPAPAKPGEVIGSAGPTTSYRMDKFAPELIKLGLKGMIGKGKRSKEVIEACKKYKSVYFGATGGAAALIASRIKSSKIIAYEDLGPEAVREMYVEDFPMIVVNNTSGEDLYEEGKRKWKEL, encoded by the coding sequence ATGAATGAAAAATCAGTAAAAAAAACGGTTAAATTAACTACACCATTAAAAAATGAAGATTTGGTAAATTTAAAAATTGGAGATAAAATTTTATTAACTGGAATTATTTATACTGGAAGAGATGCAGCACATCAAAAATTTATAGATACATTAAATAGAGGAGAAAAATTACCATTTGAAATAGAGGGCTCCGTGATATACTATGTAGGACCTGCGCCAGCAAAACCAGGTGAAGTAATAGGTTCTGCTGGACCAACTACAAGCTATAGAATGGATAAATTTGCACCTGAATTAATAAAATTAGGATTAAAAGGAATGATTGGAAAAGGAAAAAGAAGTAAAGAGGTCATTGAAGCTTGTAAAAAATATAAATCTGTTTATTTTGGAGCAACTGGTGGAGCAGCAGCATTAATTGCATCAAGAATAAAAAGCAGTAAAATTATTGCATATGAAGATCTAGGCCCTGAAGCAGTTAGAGAAATGTATGTGGAAGATTTTCCAATGATAGTAGTAAATAATACATCTGGGGAAGACTTATATGAGGAGGGAAAAAGGAAATGGAAGGAATTATGA
- a CDS encoding XTP/dITP diphosphatase, which translates to MKYKIFLATKNRGKIDEFKDIFKKYNNIELLSMLDGYEFHDVIEDKETFEENSQKKALEIAKVVKMFVISDDSGLEVKALDGRPGVYSARYSGENATDETNNKKLLKEMKDKTEREGKYISAITIASPSGKYRTYVGEIKGKILDKEVGNKGFGYDPLFYVEEYKKTFGELDEKLKNNISHRANAMKKLDKEILEFLKAGE; encoded by the coding sequence ATGAAATATAAAATTTTTCTTGCAACTAAAAACAGAGGGAAAATAGATGAATTTAAAGATATTTTTAAAAAATATAATAATATAGAACTGTTATCAATGTTAGATGGATATGAATTTCATGATGTAATAGAAGATAAAGAGACTTTTGAAGAAAATAGTCAAAAAAAAGCATTGGAGATTGCAAAAGTTGTAAAAATGTTTGTGATATCAGACGATTCCGGACTTGAAGTTAAAGCTTTAGATGGAAGACCTGGAGTTTATTCAGCAAGATATTCAGGTGAAAATGCTACAGATGAAACAAATAATAAAAAGCTTTTGAAAGAGATGAAAGATAAAACAGAGCGAGAGGGGAAATATATTTCAGCAATAACAATTGCTTCTCCTAGTGGTAAATATAGAACATATGTAGGAGAAATAAAAGGAAAAATATTAGATAAAGAAGTTGGAAATAAAGGTTTTGGATATGATCCGCTATTTTATGTGGAAGAATATAAAAAAACTTTTGGAGAATTAGATGAAAAATTAAAAAATAATATTAGCCATAGAGCAAATGCTATGAAAAAACTTGATAAAGAAATTTTAGAATTTTTAAAGGCAGGTGAATAA